The following nucleotide sequence is from Corynebacterium hindlerae.
TCCATAGTGCGTGACATGAGCACAGCAGCAGCCGGGATACCCAAAGCGACAATGCCCGCATAGGGTTCCTCCGGACTCATCACCAGGAAAATCGCGATGCTGACTAGGGCAATCGTCACAGCAATCGGCAGGCTTCCCGTCAGACGCTGCCACAGGGGCACCAGCACGCACGCCACAGCACCGATGGAAACCAAGGCCCACGGTTGGTAGGCCTCCCACCCGGGCAGACCTAACAGATTCGCTAGGCGCGCACCGAGCCAGAACCAACCACCAGGGTAGAACGAGGGCATCCCCTCATAGTTCATGTCCGGCAAACCCGGCTCTGCAGCCAGACGAGTCAAGAACTGGGTGCGAAACCCCTGGTCAATTGTGACGCCGTCCAGGTACAGGCGCGTCGCGGACAACGGCAGCCCGACGGAGGTCACCACGATAGCCGCCGGAGACAGGTATGTGACTAGGTAGGTCAGCAGGACGCGCCAGCGCGGGGGCTTGGCCCCCTTGTGGGCGTCACGAAGCCAGAAAAAAACGAGCGCGCCGACGGCGACGAGGACCATGATGGACCCGGCCGTCGATAAGGCGCGCGAAACGTATGAACCACCAAACGCCGGCAGGTTGGTGGTCTTAAGCACCAACCAACATGCCAGCGTAAACAGGGCGCTGCCGAGCCCGGTGGCGAACATCGCGAGGACAGTGGTGCGGATACTGAGTTTGTCAGCGGTGTAGTTCTCGGCGACGTTCATTATCTCTCTTTGTTACAACGGCAGCTTACGGAAAATAGGTTTCGGAATGTGTTGCAGAACCAGCATCACCGCCTGGAACGCAGGGTGAACCCACAGCTCGCTCTTACGATCCAGCACGCCCGCCACCACTGCCTTCGCCACGTCTTCGCGGTTCACAGTGAGCGGGGCTTCCTTAACTCCTGCGCTCATCTTAGTGCGCACCTGACCCGGACGAACAACCAGAACGTTGACGCCGAAGTCACGCAGTGCCTCACCGAGCTGAGTGAAGAAACCATCAAAGCCGGCCTTGGTGGAGCCGTACACAAAGTTAGAACGACGCACCTTCACGCCCGCCACGGAGCTCAGCGCAACGATGGTGCCGTGCTGCTGCTTCTTCAGACGCTCCGCAAGCAGCGTACCGACGGACACCGCACCGGTGAAATTAATCTGGGCAGCTTCCACAGCCTTCGCCTGGTTCTGCCACTGCTCCTCATTGTCACCGAGGACGCCGAATGCCACAATGGCGACGTCAATATCGCCCGTGATCTGCTCGAAAACCGCAGGGTGGGAATCGAAATCGACCGCATCGAACTCGATGAACTCCGCCGTGCCGCCACGCTTCTCGACGGCCTGAATAGCCTTCTCTGGACGCGTGCGGTTAGCCAGAGTGACCTTCGCCGCACCGCGGTCGAGAAACTCCTCAACAATGGCAAGTCCAATGTCAGAATTGCCACCGAAGAGCACAATGTGCTGGGGCTTTCCTACTGCGTTAAGCATTTACTTTCCTCCCAATTCGAGGCGACGGGACATATCGGACGCGAAGACACCGGTCGGGTCGATCTCATTACGGATCTTGAGCCAATCAGCCATGCCCGGGTACATCTGGTGGAAATTCTCCGCCGAGGTGCGGGATTCCTTAGCCAGGTACAGGCGGCCACCGAACTCCATGACTCGTTTGTCCAACTCATCCAGGAACTGGCCCAGGCCCGGCTTGATTGGGAAGTCCACGCAGACGTTCCAGCCAGGCATTGGGTAGGACAGTGGAGCCTTGTTGCCCTCACCGAACAGCTTGAACACATTCAGCGCAGAGTAGTGGCCGGACTTCTGGATGTCCTTGACAATCTCCTTGAACGGCTCCACAGCCTCGCGCGGAACCACGAACTGGTACTGCAAGAAACCCTTCTTGCCGTAGCCGCGGTTCCACTCGCCGATCAGGTCCAGTGGCTGGTAGAACTGCGTCAGGTTCTGCACTTGGTTCTTGTAGGTGCCGGACTTGAGCCACCACAGCTCGC
It contains:
- a CDS encoding decaprenylphospho-beta-D-erythro-pentofuranosid-2-ulose 2-reductase is translated as MLNAVGKPQHIVLFGGNSDIGLAIVEEFLDRGAAKVTLANRTRPEKAIQAVEKRGGTAEFIEFDAVDFDSHPAVFEQITGDIDVAIVAFGVLGDNEEQWQNQAKAVEAAQINFTGAVSVGTLLAERLKKQQHGTIVALSSVAGVKVRRSNFVYGSTKAGFDGFFTQLGEALRDFGVNVLVVRPGQVRTKMSAGVKEAPLTVNREDVAKAVVAGVLDRKSELWVHPAFQAVMLVLQHIPKPIFRKLPL